The nucleotide sequence GTCCCAGAGCGGGAACAGTGCTGCCGGCAACCAGCCCTTGAAGATGTCGAAGATGAAGATCGGTGTCGCGGCCTTCCAGCCGAGCACGCGGAACGCGTTGGTCGCGCCCAGATTGCCGCTGCCGTGCTCACGCAGGTCGATGCCGCGGACCCGCCGCGCGACCAGGTAGCTGGTCGGCGTTGCACCGAGCAGGTAGCTGATCACCAGCAGCAGCCACGGCATCATTCGCGCTTCTCCCGCCGGCCGCGTACGCGCAGTCGCACCGGCGAGCCGATGAAGCCCCAGGCCTCGCGGATCCCGCGCATGACGAACCGCAGCCATGCGGGCGTCAGTGCCTTCGGGTGGTTCACGAACAGCACGAAGGTGGGCGGCTTCACGGATACCTGCGTGGCGAACAGCACCTTGACCGGCATGCCCCGATAATGCGGGGGCGGCTGGCGCTGCGCCAGCTGGCGAACCAGCTCCACGACGTCATGCGTCGCGATGCGCCGGTTGCGCTCTGCTGCGACCTGGAGGACCAGGTCCAGCACCTTCTGCACGCGCTGACCCGTGAGCGCCGATGTGAAGATGATCGGAACGTTCGCGAGCTGCGGCGCACGCTTGCGCATGGCGCGCGCCCACTCGACCGACGTCATCGTGTCCTTGGAGACCAGGTCCCACTTGTTGGCGACGATGATCAGCGCGCAGCCCGCCCGCCACGCCTTCTCCGCGACCTTCAGGTCCTGCACGTGCGCGGGCTCGGTCGCGTCCATCAGCAGCAGGCAGACGTCCGAGCGCTCCACCGCCCGCTCCGTCCGCAGCGCACTGAAGTACTCGATGCCGCGCTCGATGCGGGCCTGCCGCCGCAGTCCGGCCGTGTCCACGAAGACGATGTCGCGGCCGTGGTAGCGCATCGGCGTGTCGATGCTGTCGCGCGTGGTGCCCGCGACCTCGCTCACGACCATGCGCTCCTCGCCCAGCAGCCGGTTCACGAAGCTGGACTTGCCCACGTTCGGCTTGCCGATCACGGCGACGTACAGCGTCTCGTCGTTCTCGGCCCCCTCTTCGGTCGGCGGCAGCATCTCGACCACGCGGTCCAGCAGATCGCCTGAGCCCTTGCCGACGAGCGAGCTGACCGGCAGCGGCTCACCGAGCCCCAGCTCCCAGAACTCGTGGTGGCCCAGGTCCTCCGGCAGCCGGTCGAGCTTGTTCACGACGAGCAGCACCGGAAGGTCCACCTTGCGCAGCATCTCGGCGATCTGGTGGTCGACCGGGTGGGGGCCCGCCTGCCCATCGGTCAGGAACACGATCACGTCCGCCTCGCCGATCGCGGCGTCCACCTGCCGGCGGATCGCCGCCTGCATCGGCTCGTCGTTCTCCGGCTCGAGACCGCCCGTATCGATCAGGAAGAAGCGGCGGCCGGCCCACTGCGCGCGACCGAAATTCCGGTCACGCGTAACGCCCGGCTCATCCTCGACAATGGCGCGACGTTCACCGAGCACG is from Longimicrobiales bacterium and encodes:
- the der gene encoding ribosome biogenesis GTPase Der, which translates into the protein MRQGLPAVAVVGRPNVGKSTFFNRVLGERRAIVEDEPGVTRDRNFGRAQWAGRRFFLIDTGGLEPENDEPMQAAIRRQVDAAIGEADVIVFLTDGQAGPHPVDHQIAEMLRKVDLPVLLVVNKLDRLPEDLGHHEFWELGLGEPLPVSSLVGKGSGDLLDRVVEMLPPTEEGAENDETLYVAVIGKPNVGKSSFVNRLLGEERMVVSEVAGTTRDSIDTPMRYHGRDIVFVDTAGLRRQARIERGIEYFSALRTERAVERSDVCLLLMDATEPAHVQDLKVAEKAWRAGCALIIVANKWDLVSKDTMTSVEWARAMRKRAPQLANVPIIFTSALTGQRVQKVLDLVLQVAAERNRRIATHDVVELVRQLAQRQPPPHYRGMPVKVLFATQVSVKPPTFVLFVNHPKALTPAWLRFVMRGIREAWGFIGSPVRLRVRGRREKRE